From the Paramormyrops kingsleyae isolate MSU_618 chromosome 7, PKINGS_0.4, whole genome shotgun sequence genome, one window contains:
- the oaz1b gene encoding LOW QUALITY PROTEIN: ornithine decarboxylase antizyme 1b (The sequence of the model RefSeq protein was modified relative to this genomic sequence to represent the inferred CDS: deleted 1 base in 1 codon): protein MVKSNLQRILNSHCFAREKEGKHQCYTTMAAFSSSICDLSGKLPLRCSSTHSPGPLWCSDAPLPPLKIPGGRGNGQWDHTSSARPLHSDKKLTVTEEPAGNGRPRILHFKSCPTASRMIQWDAVVSDDNLYVEIPRDTLPEGSKESFAALLEYAEEHLNVVTVFVCFYKNRDDRAKLLRTFSFLGFEIVKPGHAPVPPRPDVFFMAYNFDRDSSDED, encoded by the exons ATGGTAAAATCCAACCTCCAGCGGATCCTGAATAGTCACTGCTTTGCTCGCGAAAAAGAAGGAAAACACCAGTGTTATACTACAATGGCTGCTTTTAGTAGTAGTATTTGTGACTTGAGTGGCAA GCTGCCTCTGCGCTGTAGCAGTACCCACAGCCCAGGGCCTCTGTGGTGTTCC GATGCCCCTCTCCCACCCCTGAAGATCCCAGGTGGGCGAGGGAATGGTCAATGGGATCACACTTCTTCAGCTCGGCCGCTGCACTCA GACAAGAAGCTCACAGTGACGGAGGAGCCAGCAGGAAATGGACGTCCCAGGATCCTTCACTTCAAGAGCTGCCCCACAGCGTCTCGGATGATCCAATGGGACGCAGTGGTCAGCGACGACAACCTTTATGTGGAGATTCCCCGGGATACCCTTCCTGAGGGCAGCAAAGAAAG TTTTGCAGCTCTTCTGGAGTATGCTGAAGAACATCTGAACGTTGTCACAGTATTTGTCTGCTTTTACAAGAACAGAGATGACAGAG CTAAATTGCTGCGCACATTCAGCTTTCTGGGCTTTGAGATTGTGAAACCAGGCCACGCCCCTGTCCCACCTCGACCTGATGTGTTCTTCATGGCCTACAACTTTGACAGGGATTCCTCTGATGAAGACTAA
- the LOC111854172 gene encoding inactive tyrosine-protein kinase PRAG1, producing the protein MSACGDFAEHVWKPGSCKNCFHPRNAHGSGDNTANVRTSTASAEDDGLTFSSYYCKPTIAVRPTMMNPENSDIWMDVNMNTEPDIPKNLPDRISLTKLMGISSFSMDSNGCSTVLKEAVLAGTALANTDYPARFSPGALSPTDVQKESVSNIFGGRELNSFRENGTGDGYPQRITGKSKITCLRNGSRQPRDSAQRLHVRTNSDAYNDNISEGQSTQEQNGPLEPTNSVISHAPKKTLHESSCTSSFSSFIPDSALPISRPCGRSSSFLSEPTSLSDSSSYRSSTDSLTCSQGLDVFRQSVSESRQNLASPDSSWSDKGSGSASAEPIYAESTKRKRAPLGNRQTQQSPVEVTGEAQRAKITVMAHTEESNCTFYLSSPDSAVSTEWPHFSPNSIKDPSGLSFKWPSSCGSTQLAVPSIQAKPQASPPIPPKRISNSPKLGTSSLGSLHPSEVQSCVNANATSSTATLEKLQENAASSSPTLVCSERRHKLYNTHWNWKTRIEEEEEGGEGTVPQSIINEAAVSQTGAWSPVVPGGEILLPGTADNGASQQHQGSAVENDSQRRKMLSQVASAASDLSAGLSENHDPSPSPPPPPPKKHHRSSSKMSQSSFDSERASRQGSMESLTQSLRALSGSLASASSDSLHCDSKVFPDGGYQDSPNSPLTSSPVSLHPDPFPGLVLDQIQPPPLPEKKLLSRAASAPGGPSGKPVPRGRPRFPFGGSETNVAHPERAQSSQPSSPIDPRHQYSSSESLECYPSALNRSQTLDEPPTRGRSRFGGYLRGGVTSSSSPQLSLPHHSHSAGSSLHLQTLLSNIDSREGIYSKLGGLYAESLRRLALKCEEHFTRSQRNPLHFDESNWSLFKLTCNKPCCDAGDAVYYSASCASDPKTSYAVKICKSQTPDSKQGDIYGLSVQKSMPPHFNLQQDCGHFIACVPQSMLLQDAEPRSPGPGGQERVVVITREVPRQTAADFVRGWADFHRVQPETYERRVCFLLLQLCNGLEHLKEHGVSHRDLCLENLLLVPGRSLEPGAEQTHLPRLLISSFAKSKQRNAADATAADPRLRKDHARLAPEIVSASQYRKFDEFQTGILIYELLHQPNPFEMNPELKHQDYRCEELPPIPPVSIYSPGLQRLAHLLLQPDPIKRIPIQEAKRVLQCLLWGPRRDLMEQQWDRPGGLARHDGLLNWLDVKRALLMMKFAERSLEPERTAELEDWLCCQYFSSAHPLSLCHTAGQLYSRK; encoded by the exons ATGTCGGCGTGTGGCGACTTTGCTGAACACGTGTGGAAACCAGGCTCCTGTAAAAATTGCTTTCACCCCCGCAATGCCCACGGCTCCGGTGACAACACGGCTAACGTCAGAACCAGTACGGCGAGCGCTGAGGACGACGGTCTGACCTTCTCCTCCTACTACTGCAAGCCCACCATTGCCGTCCGGCCAACCATGATGAACCCAGAGAATTCTGAcatatggatggatgtcaaTATGAACACTGAGCCG GATATTCCGAAGAATTTACCTGACAGAATCAGCTTGACGAAACTGATGGGCATCTCCTCCTTCTCTATGGACAGCAATGGATGCAGCACTGTGCTGAAAGAGGCCGTCCTTGCCGGCACTGCCCTGGCTAACACAGACTATCCTGCCAGATTTTCACCAGGAGCTCTGTCTCCAACTGACGTCCAGAAGGAGTCGGTCAGCAACATTTTTGGGGGTCGTGAGTTGAATAGTTTCAGAGAAAACGGCACCGGAGATGGCTACCCCCAACGGATCACCgggaaaagcaagatcacttgTCTGAGAAACGGCTCACGCCAACCAAGAGATTCTGCCCAGAGGCTACATGTGAGAACAAACAGCGATGCCTATAATGATAATATTTCTGAAGGCCAATCAACACAGGAGCAGAACGGACCTCTGGAACCGACTAACAGTGTTATTTCTCATGCCCCAAAAAAGACTCTACATGAGTCATCATGCACTTCCTCGTTTTCCAGCTTCATTCCGGACTCTGCCTTGCCGATCAGTCGTCCTTGTGGCCGATCTTCTTCCTTCCTGTCTGAGCCAACCAGCCTATCAGATTCCAGCTCTTACCGAAGCAGCACAGACTCACTCACGTGTTCACAGGGACTGGATGTTTTTCGACAGTCTGTATCAGAGAGCCGCCAAAATTTGGCGTCTCCAGACAGTTCGTGGTCGGACAAAGGAAGCGGGTCGGCGAGCGCCGAGCCGATTTATGCAGAGAGTACGAAAAGGAAGAGGGCGCCACTGGGTAACAGGCAGACCCAGCAGAGCCCAGTGGAGGTGACTGGAGAAGCCCAGAGGGCTAAGATCACAGTCATGGCCCACACGGAGGAGAGCAATTGCACATTCTACCTAAGTAGCCCCGATTCAGCTGTGAGCACTGAGTGGCCGCACTTCAGCCCAAACTCCATCAAGGACCCCAGCGGTCTGTCCTTTAAGTGGCCTTCAAGCTGTGGCAGCACACAGCTGGCTGTGCCTTCTATCCAAGCCAAGCCTCAAGCTAGTCCTCCCATTCCTCCCAAGAGGATTTCAAACTCCCCAAAACTGGGGACTTCCAGTCTGGGTTCCCTTCATCCCTCAGAAGTGCAGTCCTGTGTTAACGCGAACGCAACGTCTTCTACAGCTACTCTGGAAAAGCTCCAGGAAAATGCTGCGAGTTCTTCGCCCACTTTGGTCTGCTCGGAGCGGAGACACAAGCTGTACAACACACACTGGAACTGGAAGACTCGTatcgaggaggaggaggaaggaggCGAGGGCACCGTGCCTCAGAGCATCATCAATGAGGCTGCTGTGTCGCAGACAGGGGCCTGGAGCCCCGTGGTACCCGGCGGGGAGATCTTGCTGCCAGGCACAGCCGACAATGGTGCCAGTCAGCAGCACCAGGGCAGCGCCGTGGAGAACGACAGCCAGAGGCGGAAAATGCTGTCACAGGTCGCGTCAGCCGCTTCAGATCTATCAGCGGGGCTCAGTGAGAACCATGatccctctccctctccacctccacctccacctaaGAAACACCACAG GTCATCCAGTAAGATGAGTCAGAGCAGCTTTGACTCGGAGAGAGCCAGTCGTCAGGGGTCCATGGAGAGCCTGACCCAGTCTCTGAGGGCACTGAGCGGCAGCTTGGCCTCGGCGTCCTCTGACAGCCTGCACTGTGACTCCAAggtttttcctgatgggg GCTACCAGGACTCTCCAAACAGTCCCCTGACCTCCTCCCCAGTGTCCCTACATCCGGACCCTTTCCCTGGCCTGGTTCTGGATCAGATTCAGCCACCGCCACTTCCTGAGAAGAAGCTGCTGAGTCGCGCCGCATCAGCACCTGGCGGTCCGAGCGGCAAGCCCGTTCCCCGGGGACGCCCACGCTTCCCATTTGGAGGTTCCGAGACCAACGTTGCCCATCCCGAACGAGCCCAGTCTAGTCAACCCTCGAGTCCAATTGATCCACGGCACCAGTATTCCTCCAGCGAGTCCCTGGAGTGCTACCCGTCGGCGCTCAATCGCTCCCAGACCTTGGATGAGCCACCCACTAGAGGACGGAGCCGGTTTGGGGGTTATCTACGTGGGGGTGTGACCTCGTCATCGTCCCCTCAGCTGAGCCTCCCCCACCACTCCCACTCTGCTGGCTCCAGTTTGCACCTGCAGACTCTACTCAGCAACATTGACAGCCGCGAGGGCATCTACTCAAAGTTGGGCGGTCTCTATGCGGAGTCGCTCCGCCGTCTGGCTCTCAAGTGTGAAGAGCACTTCACCCGAAGCCAGAGAAACCCGCTGCACTTCGACGAAAGCAACTGGTCCCTGTTTAAACTCACCTGTAACAAACCCTGCTGTGATGCAGGTGATGCTGTGTACTACTCAGCCTCCTGTGCATCTGACCCCAAGACCTCCTACGCCGTTAAG ATCTGTAAGAGTCAGACTCCAGACAGCAAACAGGGCGACATCTATGGCTTGTCGGTGCAGAAGAGCATGCCGCCGCATTTCAACCTGCAGCAGGACTGCGGGCACTTCATTGCATGCGTGCCGCAGAGCATGCTGCTGCAGGATGCGGAGCCCAGGTCCCCGGGACCGGGCGGCCAGGAGCGTGTGGTGGTGATCACGCGGGAGGTGCCCCGGCAGACCGCTGCCGATTTCGTCCGCGGGTGGGCCGACTTCCACCGGGTGCAGCCGGAGACCTACGAGCGGCgcgtctgcttcctgctgctgcagctgtgcAACGGCCTGGAGCACCTGAAGGAGCACGGCGTGAGCCACCGCGACCTGTGCCTGGAGAACCTGCTCCTGGTGCCTGGCCGGTCGCTGGAACCCGGCGCCGAGCAGACCCACCTGCCCCGCCTGCTCATCAGCAGCTTCGCCAAGTCCAAGCAGCGCAACGCCGCCGACGCCACCGCCGCCGACCCGCGCCTCAGGAAGGACCACGCCCGCCTGGCCCCCGAGATCGTGTCGGCCTCCCAGTACCGCAAGTTCGACGAGTTCCAGACGGGCATCCTGATCTATGAGCTGCTGCACCAGCCCAACCCCTTCGAGATGAACCCCGAGCTGAAGCATCAGGACTATCGCTGCGAGGAGTTACCTCCCATCCCGCCCGTGTCCATCTACTCGCCGGGCCTGCAGAGACTGGCGCACCTGCTCCTGCAGCCCGATCCTATCAAACGGATCCCCATCCAGGAGGCGAAGCGAGTGCTGCAGTGTCTGCTCTGGGGGCCACGCCGGGACCTCATGGAGCAGCAGTGGGACCGGCCCGGGGGCTTGGCCCGCCACGACGGGCTGCTCAACTGGCTGGATGTGAAGCGCGCCCTGCTGATGATGAAGTTCGCCGAGCGCTCGCTGGAGCCCGAACGGACCGCCGAGCTGGAGGACTGGCTGTGTTGCCAGTACTTCTCCAGCGCCCACCCACTGTCCCTCTGCCACACCGCAGGGCAGCTGTACTCCCGCAAGTAA